TTAAAGCCAACGTTAGTGGCCGTAATAGTGGTGGCATTTTCAACCAGGTTCACATTCCACGAGCCGGTGACTTGTGGATCAGCGTTGAACCCAAGGGTGATCTCCCAACCACTTACGGCCGAGCTGCCGTTGTTGGTGACAGTGATATCCAATTGATAGCCAGAGCCCCAGTCGTTGCCAACTTCGGCTACACAAGTAACTCCACTACCGGGAGATGAGCTGGAACTGCTGCTGGACGATGAACTGGAACTGCTGCTGGACGATGAACTGGAACTGCTGGACGACGAGCTGCTGCTAGTTGAACTGCTGCTGGAGGAGCCGCCTACAGGTACCAACTTATAGAGATCGCCACCATAGTTAACAAAGTACAGCTCACCATTATTGGCTTCGCCAAAAGAGGCAATGTTGTGGTTGGTGTTGGCGATTTCTTCACGCGAGTAGTTACCGTTGCCATTATTAGACACGGCCCAAATGCGACCGGTTTCGTAGTCACCTACAAAGTACTGACCGTTGCGCCCGGCAATGCGATTGCCTCGGTACACATAGCCGCCGGTTATGGAAGCGCTTATACCATGGTCGAGTTCCATAATGGGGTCGATGTAAGGACCGCTGGTGTTACAGCTGTTTGACGTTTGGTGAGCACCTTCCCGGCAGCGCCAACCGTAGTTACCACCGGCCTGAATTATGTCGATTTCTTCCCAGGCGGCCTGGCCAACGTCTGCCAGCCACAATTGACCGGTTTGTCGATCGAAGCTCCAACGCCACGGGTTGCGCAAGCCATAGGCAAAGACTTCATCTTGTGCATTGCCGTCGCCAACGAAGGGGTTGTCGCTTGGAATGCTGTAGGGCGAACCGTTATCCACATCGATACGAATCATAGTACCGAAGTAGTTACTCGGGTCCTGAGCATCATTCTGTGGGTCGTTGGCAGAGCCACCGTCGCCGAAGGCTGCGTAGAGATAGCCATCGGGACCAAAGTGGAGGTCACCACCGTTATGGTTGGAGTAGGTCTGATTGAAATCGAAAACATCTTGTCGCGAACCAGAATTCAGGCTGTTACCGTTACTGCTCTCGGTGTAGCGGGCAATTACTGAACGCATCGGGTTTGCGTCTGGCGTGGTCATGGAAATATACACGCTGGTGTTCGCAGGGTAATCCGGGTGGAACGCCATACCTAGTACACCACCTTCGTTTTCGGTATCTACTACGCTACGTAAATCGATATACACGTTCTTAGTAGAAGTGCTCTCGTTGTTGGCGTCAACCCAATAAATAGTGCCGCCTTTTTCAAGGATGTACCAGCGTGAATTGTCGCCCGGTGCCTGCAGCATTCCTAGCGGGGAGTTAAAGAACAGGTTGGGAAATGCACGCTCAATAGCTACTTCTTGTGGTGGAACCGAGCTGCTGGAAGACGAGCTGGAACTGCTACTCGAAGAGCTGGAGCTACTGGAAGAAGAACTACTGCTACTGGAAGAGCTGGAGCTACTGCTAGAAGAACTACTGCTACTGGAAGAGCTGGAGCTACTGCTAGAAGAGCTGGAGTTGCTATCTCCGGAAGAGATAATAGTGCCGGCAGAAGGCGTTAAGGTAACGTTGTCAAGCTGTGCCCCATCTTCACGGCGCAGGATATGCAAAGTGTGAGGGCCTGCAGAAACATTGGAAAATGTTGCGGGGGTTATGGTTTCCCAGCCAGAGGTCGAGGTATTGTTCTGGGTATTCCATGAGCCCGAATCTAACTTGTAGTAGAAGGAGTCGTCGCTGCCGTTAGCAAAATCAACCCTGATTTGAAATTCAACATTGGCGTTTTGCGATAGGCTGAAGTTGATCTGCATTTGTCCGGTTGCACCGTTAGCGGCCGAGTTCAATATCTGGCTACCGTTGATTGGCCAAACGACATACTGCCCACTAGAAGCACTATTATCCGTTTTCACTTCAAATGGTGAGAAGTTGCCTTGGTTCGACAGGCTTTCCAGCTCCACGGTTACGTCTGTGCCGCCAATGGATGATGATGAGCTGTTGGAACTGCTGCTGGATGAGCTGGAGCTGCCGGTACCGTGGCCGTCAATCACGTCAAGATCAATGCTCCATACACGCTGGGCGCCAGTGATATACAACCTGGTGCCGTCGTTGCCACCAAATGCTACATTGGTCACATTGGCGTCAGCGGCAATGGAGGCCAACTGGTTACCTGAAGCGTCATACACCAAAACGCGCTGTCCGTTGTGTTCGGCAACGTAGAGGTTGCCGTGGCAATCCACCGCCATACCGTCTGGAACGTTTAGGCCAGTTATCAGGTCGTTACCCGATTGAACTTGCCCGTTTACAATAGCGTATGTGCGCACACGGCTTGAGTCACCACCGACATAGAGCACATCTTGGTTTGGTGAGAGCGCAATGCCATTGGGGTTGCTAAGAGTACCGTCAATAAGTGTAACGCTGCCGTTTGTGGCAACTTGGTAAACACCGGTGAGCGGCTGGCCTGCGGAAGTACCTTGCTGATAGTCGGGGTCGGTAAAGTAAATGGTACCGTCGGTTGCTATCACCAAGTCGTTCGGCGAGTTGAACACATTGCCGCTGTAGGAGCTGGCAACCGCTGTTCGATTACCGCTCAGGTCATAGCGCGATAAGCCGCTGTACTTGTGGGTAGCCGCAACAATATCGCCCTGGGCATCAACGGCGAGACCGTTACTACCACTATCATTTATTTGGGTTGTCATCACGCCAGCTGTAGTCAGCTTTTGAATACGAGACGGGAAGTCGGTCTGGAAGGTGAAGTCAGAGAAATAAAGCGCACCATCGAGCCAGATCGGACCTTCGTAGAGGCCACTAGTACCTCGTGTAGAGTCCGCGCCAGAAATACGCGTAGCCGTTAAGCTGCCGGAAGGCGCAACACCGCAGTGACCAGGGCCGACCGAGCTTGAACTAGACGAAGAGCTTGAGCTAGACGAAGAGCTTGAGCTAGACGAAGAGCTTGAACTAGACGAAGAGCTTGAGCTAGACGAAGAGCTTGAGCTAGACGAAGAGCTTGAGCTAGACGAAGAGCTTGAGCTAGACGAAGAGCTTGAGCTAGACGAAGAGCTGGATGATGAACTGCTACTGCTCGAAGACGAGCTTGCGGTGCCACATAACGCTCCGGTTAGTGTGGGTGTGGCAGTGCCGCCGCTGCCATTACGGTTTACCTGAATACCCACTTCCACCGAGCCATTTGGTTGGATAGTGCCATTCCATGCTTCATTGGATGCGGTATAGGGGTTGTCACCGTTTACTTGTCCTCCCCAATAATTAGTGACCGCTGAGTTGTCAGCATAATTCCAGCTGACTGACCAACTATTGACGGCAGATGAGCCATCGTTGGTGATGCGTACATAGCCTGTGTAGCCAGAACCCCAGTCGTTGGAGAATCCGTACTCACATGCTGCATGTACCTGCCCTATGGCAAGTAGCGGGATAATACCCAGCGGCGCCAAAAAACGCCTGATACATCGTTTGAGAGGGATATTATTCATTATTAGCCTCTGTATGTTAGATTTGTGGAAGAAGTCCCCAGTCACTAACGAGCGCTAGAACTTCTCGAGTGTACGGTCTTCAGTTTGGGGGAAATATCGCGTTGGAAGGATAAAGACCTACCTCCGGCAAGTCTATCAAAGGAAAAGCGTGTTGATTTTAATCAAATATATTGTTGGGAGCCCATTCATAGAAATTGTGGTAAAAAGAGGAGAATATAAGTCTAAATTATGAGGGTTACCCGCTTATCTATTTTGATTTTGAATAGTTACGTTAGGAATAAATTTCAAAAAAATATAAGCGGAATTAAATATGCAGGCTGCGACAAAGCGTTTTGCTTTTGTATTCGGCAATTTGATTGAAAAACAACCTTATATTAAGAATCGCTGTAAAGCACAAGCAAATGTATTTAAAAACCTTATATCGCTAAGGGGTTTACCACACTTTAGACCGATAGATTTCTGATTCAGCTTCTATAACGTTCGCGCCTTGATTTAATAATAACGAGGCTAGAGTATGCGACCTTATTTCCGTGTGGGAGCCCTGCTTCTGGGTGTCCTGCTATCAAAAAATGTTTTGGCTGTTGATTGCGATGTTACCTATGTGAATACATGGGGTAGCGGCTATCAGCTAAGTGTTGATGTTACAAATAACGATACAATTTCGGCGAATGGTTGGGAGGTGGTTCTCACTTTTAATGGTGCCCCTCAGGTAACGAACTCTTGGAATGTAGGACTGAGCGAAAACGGTAATTCGGTCACCGCGAGTAATATAAGTTGGAATGGCAACCTTGCTGCTGGCGCTTCAGCCAGCTTTGGTTTTCAGGGCAATCACAATGGTAGTTTCGTAACGCCAGAGTGCGAAGCTGCAAATCATGTAGACCTGCCAACGATTGAGCCAACAATTGAGCCAACGATTGAGCCAACGATTGAGCCAACAATTGAGCCAACGATTGAGCCAACGGTTGAGCCAACGATTGAGCCAACGATTGAGCCAACGATTGAGCCAACAATTGAGCCAACGATTGAGCCAACGATTGAGCCAACGGTTGAGCCAACGATTGAGCCAACGATTGAGCCAACGATTGAGCCAACGATTGAGCCAACGGTTGAGCCAACGATTGAGCCAACAATTGAGCCAACGATTGAGCCAACGATTGAGCCAACGATTGAGCCAACGATTGAGCCAACGATTGAGCCTTCTAGCGATGTCATTTGTGAAATAACAAATGCGAATGTTTGGAACAGCGGTTTTCAGCTGGATGTCAGCTTGACCAACAATGGCACCAGGACAGTCAATGACTGGACAGTAAAGCTTATCTGGGAAGGTATAAGCGTTTCGTTTAGTAATGGCTGGAATGGAGATTATTCGGGCGATAACCCGCTGACTATTAGCAACACTGCAAACAGCGGCGCTCTGGCAGCGGCCGAATCGGCCTCCTTTGGTTTCCAGGGTACCTATAGCGGCACCTACGCAGAACCCCGCTGTGTGGTTGGTGCCGCTGGCGGAGATACAGGCGATACCGGCGAAACAGGGCCTGATTACAACCGCTGGGCCTGCGGCATAGACCCTACCAGCATTGCCAGTGACGACGATTGGTTGACCACAAGTGGTAACAAAATTGTCGACAGCGACGGTACTAAAGTGCGGCTTACTGGTGCTAACTGGTTTGGCTTTAACGCCTCCGAGCGTGTTTTTCACGGTCTTTGGACTGCGAATATGAACCAGTTACTACGCTCGATGGCCGAACGCGGTATTAACACCATTCGCGTGCCTATCTCTACCGAATTACTGAAAGAGTGGATGAATGGCCAAGCTGAAGTTGTTAGTGTGAATGGCTTTACTAACCCCGACCTAGATGGTGCAACCAGCCTAGAAGTGTTCGATGAATTCCTGCTGCAAACCAAATCCTGTGGAATGAAAGTGTTGGTTGATCAGCACAGTGCTGAAGCGGATAACGCTGGTCATACTGCGGAGCTCTGGTACAAAGGTGATATCACCACGGCTGATTTTTACGACACCTGGGAATGGTTCGCTGATCGTTATAAAAGCAATGACACCATCATTGCTTACGACTTGGAAAACGAGCCACACGGTTCGCCCGATGGCGGTGCCGGTGCAAACCTTGTTCGCGGTGAGAATGAAAGCTGGGAAGATTACTGCCAGCGTAAGCCGTTATCTGCTGAAACCGATTTTGCCAAGTGGGATGATTCGCAAGACGAGCACAACTGGCGCCACGCTGCCACTGTTGCAGCTGAACGTATTTTGGCGCTTAACCCCAATGTGCTGATTCTGGTTGAGGGCATTGAAACTACGCCCAAGTACGGCAAGTGGGTCGACAATAAGAGCGGTGCCGGTGAGTATAGCGACAAATGTTACGACAACAACTGGTGGGGCGGCAACCTGCGTCTGGCGAAGGAACTGCCCGTAGAAGTACCGGGTCATAACGACCAGATTATGTATTCGCCACATGATTACGGCCCGCTGGTTTATATGCAGCCCTGGTTTAAGGATGGCAGCTTCACCCGCGAATCATTGGAGGCTGATGTTTGGGGGCCTAACTGGTTATACCTGCACGACGAAAATATTTCACCGCTGCTAATCGGAGAGTGGGGTGGGTTTATGGATGGCGCCGACAATCAGAAGTGGATGGAAGCTATTCGTGATGAAATTGTCCTCAAGGGGCTGCATCACACTTTTTGGTGTATTAACCCCAATTCCGGTGATACTGGTGGTTTGGTTGCGGACGACTGGCTGAATTGGGATGAAGAAAAATACAACCTACTTAAGCCTGCATTGTGGCAGAGCGGTGGATCCTTTATTGGTCTAGACAGTGAAGTTCCGCTGGGTGGTGCCGCCGGAACGGGAACTACTCGCCCGTAATTTTAACGAATATTGATAAACACACAGGGTCGCCACAAGGCGGCCCTTTTTTATTTGTGCCAATAGGTTAAACTCGGGAACCTAGCACTCCAACAACACTTGATAATAAATGGAGATTTCCTATGAAAAGCCTTCTTACCTGTTGTTTCTCGTTAGTGCTTGCGCTGACATTGGTCGGCTGCAGTAAAAATGAAGCCACGCCATTGCCCGTATTGGATGGGCGCGTAATTAAAAGTGATGATGCGCCCATTGATGAACTGATGGAGCGCTCTGGGTTAAACGCACAAATAGTCGACTTACCTGCAAACGTATTAACGTCTGCCGAAGATCAGCTGCGTCGGGGGGCAACCGACGTCGATGACATTCGTGCGATTCTTCGCCGGGAATTCAACCCCGATGCACTGCGCACACAGGTGCGCGTCAGTTTGAGCGAAAATTTAAACAAAGCCGATATCGAGCATACTCTGGCATGGTTGAGTTCAGATCTTGGAACAAAAATTACAGCGCTTGAAATAGCCGGTGCTGCCGATGGTAGCCATGCCGACATTATGGGGCAGTATAATCGTTTAAAAGAAAACAACTCGCGGCTTGCAAAAACACAGCAATTACAGTCTGCAACAAACGCAACACAGTATTCTGTGGATTTGGTTATTGAGGTGCAGCGGGTTTTGATCGATACGCTCTCATCTAATATGCCCGAAAGCGCACAAATAAGTGCAGAAGACTTTGCGGAAAAAGAAGCGCAGGCACGTCCCCGATTACAGCAGCGCTTGGGGGCTATGGTAGAAGCCAGTTACCTTTATAATTATCAATCTTTAACGGATGAAGAATTACAGCGTTATATCGATTTTGCCAGTAGCGATTTGGGGCAACGCTATCACCGTGCACTTGCACAAAGCTTGCAAGCCAGCGTGATAGGTGCGAGCGAGAAATCTAAAGAGGCAATTGTACAGCTCTAAGTTTGCTTTAAGGTCTTCGCACACAATAAAAAACCCCGGCATGTTAGCCGGGGTTTTTGTTTGCTGGTGTTAGTGGTGGCTAGTCCAACTTCGGTAAATCCTTTAACGACTCGGCAATCGCACCGGCTGGGTACTCAAAGTCTTCTAGTCCTCCCGAAAAATATTTATCGTAAGATGCCATATCAAAATGGCCATGGCCGGATAAGTTGAAGAAAATAGTTTTGGCCTCGCCGGTTTTTGTGCACAGTTCCGCTTCTTTTATGGCTGCACAAATGGCATGGGAGGATTCCGGTGCGGGAATGATGCCTTCCGCACGGGCGAATTTAACACCGGCTTCAAAGGTTTCCAGTTGGTGAACGGCAACCGCTTCTAAATAACCTTCGTTGTATAGCTGTGAAACCTGAGTGGAATCGCCGTGGTAACGCAGGCCTCCGGCGTGAATACCCGGAGGCATAAAATTGTGACCCAGTGTGTACTGTTTCATGATCGGGGTAAGCCCTGCGACATCGCCGTAGTCGTAGGTGTAGCTGCCCTTGGTCAACGTGGGACACGAGTGAGGTTCTACGGCGACGAGGCGAATGTTTTTACCTGCTGCTTTATCGGCAAAAAACGGAAAGGCGACGCCGCCAAAATTAGAACCGCCACCGCAGGGTGCGAAGATTACATCCGGGTAATCACCCACTTTTTCAAATTGTTTTTTCGCTTCTAAACCAATGACGGATTGATGCAGTAATACGTGGTTTAGTACGGAGCCTAAAGCGTAGTTGGTATCGGCGCGCGTGGCCGCTTCCTCCACCGCTTCTGATATAGCCAGCCCAAGCGAACCGGGGTTGTCTGGGTTTCCTTCTAACGCGGCCCGCCCTGCTTGGGTTTGGGTGGAGGGCGAAGCAACGACTTCAGCGCCCCAGGTTTCCATCATGGAGCGGCGGAAAGGTTTCTGTCCGTAAGACACTTTCACCATAAAGACTTTTACATCGATACCGAACATTTGCCCCGCCAGCGCCATGGAGGAACCCCATTGGCCTGCGCCGGTTTCGGTGCTTATGCGCTTAACACCTTCGCGCTTGTTGTAATAGGCCTGTGCAATGGCGGTGTTGGGCTTATGTGAACCCGCTGGGCTTACACCTTCATTTTTATAATAAATTTTGGCCGGTGTACCGAGCGCTTCTTCGAGGCGGCGGGCGCGGAATAGAGGAGAGGGTCGCCACTGGCGGTAAATATCGCGAACGGGGCCAGGAATTTCGATCCAACGTTCCTGGGAAACTTCCTGCTCAATGATAGACATAGGGAATATAGCGGCCAATTGGTCGGGGGTGACCGGGTTACCGTCGGGTCCCAGTGGTGGTGACGGTGGGTTTGGCATGTCGGCAGCAATGTTATACCAGTGTGTTGGCATTTCATCTTCGCTGAGCAGAATTTTAACTTGCGACATCGGGTATTCCTCTCTTGGCTTTATTGTGTTCGCAATGGCGAGGTTTTAACCATAACGAATTTGGGTGCCTCATCAAGGTGGAATTGCCTGTTACCGGGGTTAGCTCAAATGTGGGCTAATTTTTCTCAAGCTTGGCTTTACTGTTCGACATAAATACTTTTGCGTGCGTTTAAAACGCCGTTAGCCCCGTGACCTCATGGTATAAATGGTGGACGTTATGAGGCAAAGGATGACCACCGGCAGGCAGGCTAATACCTGTACTGTCCAGCCGTAGTTAAACAGTATTAGTCCGGCTGTTAGAGAGCCCACGGCCTGTGTGGTAAAAATGGTAAAGTCATTGAATGCCTGTACTTTAAAACGCTCATTATCGCGATAGGCGCTAGGCAGAAGCGTGGTGCCGCTTAAAAAGAGAAAATTCCAGCCAATACCCAGTAGCACCAGCGCCCACCAATAATGTACTACCTGTTGCCCCGATGTGGCCACAACAATAACGACTAGGTAGGCTATGCAGCCGGCAATCATCATGGTACTGGCCCCCAGTCGTTTGATTAAAAACCCAGAAAACAGTGAAGGTAAAAACATGGCGACTATATGGCTTTGAATAACCCATTTAGACTCTGCCAGGCTGTGGCCGTGCATGGTATGCATACTGATGGGGGTGGAGGTCATGAGGAAGGCCATAACGGCATAGCCAACCACCGATGCGCAAACGGATGTAAGAAATAGTGGTGATTTGACTATTTCCAGTAGCGGTCGTGGTTCCCCTTCTGTTTGTGTTTCACCTTGTGGTGGGTTTTGGAAAACGCTAAAAACCAGCATGCCGCCGATAATCAATAAAGCCATCAAACCAAACGCCGGTGCGAATTCGGGCAGCCCACCGCCGATGGCTTGGCCAATGCTGACCAATTCTGGCCCAACAACGCCTGCCACTATTCCAGACATCATCAAAATAGAGAGGGCGGGCCCGGTGTTGGATTTATCGGTAAGGCTTTCGATCGCCGCAAATCGTAGCTGCTGGTAAAAGGCCGTACTACAACCAATACAAAGTGTACCCGCGAGCAGTAGATAAAAGTGAGAGTACCAAGTTGATACCAAGCAGATAACCGTACCCATAAGGGCG
The Teredinibacter franksiae DNA segment above includes these coding regions:
- a CDS encoding cellulase family glycosylhydrolase, which gives rise to MRPYFRVGALLLGVLLSKNVLAVDCDVTYVNTWGSGYQLSVDVTNNDTISANGWEVVLTFNGAPQVTNSWNVGLSENGNSVTASNISWNGNLAAGASASFGFQGNHNGSFVTPECEAANHVDLPTIEPTIEPTIEPTIEPTIEPTIEPTVEPTIEPTIEPTIEPTIEPTIEPTIEPTVEPTIEPTIEPTIEPTIEPTVEPTIEPTIEPTIEPTIEPTIEPTIEPTIEPSSDVICEITNANVWNSGFQLDVSLTNNGTRTVNDWTVKLIWEGISVSFSNGWNGDYSGDNPLTISNTANSGALAAAESASFGFQGTYSGTYAEPRCVVGAAGGDTGDTGETGPDYNRWACGIDPTSIASDDDWLTTSGNKIVDSDGTKVRLTGANWFGFNASERVFHGLWTANMNQLLRSMAERGINTIRVPISTELLKEWMNGQAEVVSVNGFTNPDLDGATSLEVFDEFLLQTKSCGMKVLVDQHSAEADNAGHTAELWYKGDITTADFYDTWEWFADRYKSNDTIIAYDLENEPHGSPDGGAGANLVRGENESWEDYCQRKPLSAETDFAKWDDSQDEHNWRHAATVAAERILALNPNVLILVEGIETTPKYGKWVDNKSGAGEYSDKCYDNNWWGGNLRLAKELPVEVPGHNDQIMYSPHDYGPLVYMQPWFKDGSFTRESLEADVWGPNWLYLHDENISPLLIGEWGGFMDGADNQKWMEAIRDEIVLKGLHHTFWCINPNSGDTGGLVADDWLNWDEEKYNLLKPALWQSGGSFIGLDSEVPLGGAAGTGTTRP
- a CDS encoding TrpB-like pyridoxal phosphate-dependent enzyme translates to MSQVKILLSEDEMPTHWYNIAADMPNPPSPPLGPDGNPVTPDQLAAIFPMSIIEQEVSQERWIEIPGPVRDIYRQWRPSPLFRARRLEEALGTPAKIYYKNEGVSPAGSHKPNTAIAQAYYNKREGVKRISTETGAGQWGSSMALAGQMFGIDVKVFMVKVSYGQKPFRRSMMETWGAEVVASPSTQTQAGRAALEGNPDNPGSLGLAISEAVEEAATRADTNYALGSVLNHVLLHQSVIGLEAKKQFEKVGDYPDVIFAPCGGGSNFGGVAFPFFADKAAGKNIRLVAVEPHSCPTLTKGSYTYDYGDVAGLTPIMKQYTLGHNFMPPGIHAGGLRYHGDSTQVSQLYNEGYLEAVAVHQLETFEAGVKFARAEGIIPAPESSHAICAAIKEAELCTKTGEAKTIFFNLSGHGHFDMASYDKYFSGGLEDFEYPAGAIAESLKDLPKLD
- a CDS encoding PQQ-dependent sugar dehydrogenase → MNNIPLKRCIRRFLAPLGIIPLLAIGQVHAACEYGFSNDWGSGYTGYVRITNDGSSAVNSWSVSWNYADNSAVTNYWGGQVNGDNPYTASNEAWNGTIQPNGSVEVGIQVNRNGSGGTATPTLTGALCGTASSSSSSSSSSSSSSSSSSSSSSSSSSSSSSSSSSSSSSSSSSSSSSSSSSSSSSSSSSSSSSSSSSSVGPGHCGVAPSGSLTATRISGADSTRGTSGLYEGPIWLDGALYFSDFTFQTDFPSRIQKLTTAGVMTTQINDSGSNGLAVDAQGDIVAATHKYSGLSRYDLSGNRTAVASSYSGNVFNSPNDLVIATDGTIYFTDPDYQQGTSAGQPLTGVYQVATNGSVTLIDGTLSNPNGIALSPNQDVLYVGGDSSRVRTYAIVNGQVQSGNDLITGLNVPDGMAVDCHGNLYVAEHNGQRVLVYDASGNQLASIAADANVTNVAFGGNDGTRLYITGAQRVWSIDLDVIDGHGTGSSSSSSSSSNSSSSSIGGTDVTVELESLSNQGNFSPFEVKTDNSASSGQYVVWPINGSQILNSAANGATGQMQINFSLSQNANVEFQIRVDFANGSDDSFYYKLDSGSWNTQNNTSTSGWETITPATFSNVSAGPHTLHILRREDGAQLDNVTLTPSAGTIISSGDSNSSSSSSSSSSSSSSSSSSSSSSSSSSSSSSSSSSSSSSSSSSSSSSSSVPPQEVAIERAFPNLFFNSPLGMLQAPGDNSRWYILEKGGTIYWVDANNESTSTKNVYIDLRSVVDTENEGGVLGMAFHPDYPANTSVYISMTTPDANPMRSVIARYTESSNGNSLNSGSRQDVFDFNQTYSNHNGGDLHFGPDGYLYAAFGDGGSANDPQNDAQDPSNYFGTMIRIDVDNGSPYSIPSDNPFVGDGNAQDEVFAYGLRNPWRWSFDRQTGQLWLADVGQAAWEEIDIIQAGGNYGWRCREGAHQTSNSCNTSGPYIDPIMELDHGISASITGGYVYRGNRIAGRNGQYFVGDYETGRIWAVSNNGNGNYSREEIANTNHNIASFGEANNGELYFVNYGGDLYKLVPVGGSSSSSSTSSSSSSSSSSSSSSSSSSSSSSSSSSSSPGSGVTCVAEVGNDWGSGYQLDITVTNNGSSAVSGWEITLGFNADPQVTGSWNVNLVENATTITATNVGFNGNLSANGGSASFGVQGNKDSNSNFSAPSCTGPGGPSSSSSSSSSSSSSSEMTGEQEFATQCSSCHGADAAGGSVGIALNTTQDKADMAAYIATQMPQNNPGSCGQTCAEKVVDYLETTFWGNDNTLVCNNQTSYGARQLKLLTRPEYQSTVEDLLGINVDVSEGLVADTIIGYFVNNTHSSVVNGSYDSYLTVAENVAQLVADSNFTGALSCNGNFNQSCANEFVNTLLPRIFRRPLEGNESSTYSTMANGSATNGDVKTGIQMALEAALSSPQFIYRHEVGELNPSNTGIDSDVYELTSYEMASWLSYTFTGSSPDNTTWQKAQNNQLRSEPAILTEAQRLLGSNEAKEQLGNFVAHWLDTEHLEAAPKDDATWPGFNAVIPHMKQEIREVFAYVMLEESEQFDSLYSANYTFVNGPLAQYYGINGVSGNGFQMVNTTDRGGILANGAFMARWAEEVETSPIRRSVRVRRRMLCQDQPEPPAGVFADRAEKIEELADFLAASSTTNRMKYEAITGDAACQVCHAEWINPLGFGMEDFSPVGRPRNTDLKGNSIDATGAVYAPENLNDKGISIAFQGTKNLGQVITTLPNAQQCVPQNLFRFMTGVGIEGINVDDLEGPTLAAEEKNGYACAVRDLTNTMMEQSPRVMLERLSTIDAVRYRKAWSRSE
- a CDS encoding MFS transporter — encoded protein: MLQTIKSMPRNIWIIALALCLLQGSMPLLVLISGLLGAKLAPRADLATLPMAIAVVGLAMATIPAAVVAKKLGRKQASLLGMLCALMGTVICLVSTWYSHFYLLLAGTLCIGCSTAFYQQLRFAAIESLTDKSNTGPALSILMMSGIVAGVVGPELVSIGQAIGGGLPEFAPAFGLMALLIIGGMLVFSVFQNPPQGETQTEGEPRPLLEIVKSPLFLTSVCASVVGYAVMAFLMTSTPISMHTMHGHSLAESKWVIQSHIVAMFLPSLFSGFLIKRLGASTMMIAGCIAYLVVIVVATSGQQVVHYWWALVLLGIGWNFLFLSGTTLLPSAYRDNERFKVQAFNDFTIFTTQAVGSLTAGLILFNYGWTVQVLACLPVVILCLITSTIYTMRSRG